Within Microterricola gilva, the genomic segment AGACCAAGGTCGCCGTTGCGCTGCAGTCGAACAACCCACCCGACCTGTTCCAGCAGTGGGGCGGCGGGCAGATGGTCGACCAGGTCGCTGCGGGCAAGTTGCTCGACGTGAGCGATGACGTGGCCGACGAACTCGAGCTCATCGGTGGCTCCGCCGCCGGCTGGCAGGTCGACGGCAAGACGTACGGCCTCCCGTTCTCGATGGGAATCTCCGGCTTCTGGTACAACAAGGCGCTGTTCGAGCAGGCCGGGATCACCGAGGCTCCGAGCACCGTCGACGAACTCAACGACGCGGTCGACAAGCTCAAGACCGCCGGCATCACGCCCATCGTCGTCGGCGCGAAGGACAAGTGGCCGGCCGCGCACTACTGGTACTGGCTCGCGCTGCGCAGCTGCGGACAGGATGTGCTGCAGGACGCCAGCAAGGACCTCGTCTTCGATGACAAGTGCTTCACCGAAGCGGGCGAGGAACTCCAGTCGTTCATCGACACCGAGCCGTTCCAGGAGGGCTTCCTCGGAACCTCAGCACAGCAGGGCGCGACGAGCTCCGCCGGGCTGCTCGCGAACGGGAACGCCGCGATGGAGCTGATGGGGCACTGGCAGCCCGGTGTCATGGGTGGCCTGACCGAGGACGGCAAGGGGCTCGGCGACGACCTCGGCTGGTTCCCGTTCCCCGCAGTCTCCGGAGCAGACGGCGCGGCCGATGCCATGCTCGGAGGCGGCGACGGCTACTCCTGCTCGGCCTCCGCTCCGCCCGAGTGCGTCGAACTTCTCAAGTACATCTCGAGCGTCGACGTGCAGACCCGCTTCGCGGAGACTGGTGCCGGCCTCCCCGTTACCAAGGGCTCAGAGAGCGGAGTCACCGATCCGAACATGGTCGCGCTGCTCGAGGCACGCAACGACGCCAGCTATGTGCAGCTCTGGCTCGACATCGCATACGGAAACAACGTCGGTGGGGCGCTCAACGACGCCGTCGCCAACATGTTCGCCGGCCAGGGAACGGCCGAAGACATCGTCACCGCGATGAACGACGCCGCCGCACAGCAGTAGGGATCCACTCGTGAGCTCGAACCAGTTCGTCCGTCACACGGACAACGATCAGAGCGGCCTGCCCGCCGGTCGCGCTTCGGCGCGGCCGGCGCCCGGTCGCGCCGAAGTCCTGCCTTATGCCCCGATCGACCGGGATGCCGCAGGCGCAGGTCACAAGCGTCGCAACCGGTTGCGCGGCCGGGCGGAGATCGCGTTGTTCGCCGGCCCGGCGCTCGTCGTCTACCTGCTGTTCGTCATGGTGCCGGTCGGCCTCGCCGGGTACTACGGCTTCTTCAAGTGGAACGGCATCGGCCCACTCACCGACTTCGTCGGCCTGGACAACTACGTTCGTGCTCTCAGCGATCCCGTGTTCATCGGCGCGATCGGGCACAACTTCTTCTTCGTGATCGCGTCGCTCCTCGTTCAGGGCCCGATCGCGATCGGAATCGCGCTCCTCCTGAACCGCCCCATGCGGGGCCGCTCGTTCTTCCGAGTGCTCGTGTTCGTTCCCTACGTGCTCTCCGAGGTCATCGCCGGTGTCGCCTGGCTCCTGCTCCTGCAACCGAACGGGCCATTCGACGCACTGCTGACAAGTCTCGGGCTCGGCGACGCCGTGCAGCTCTGGCTCGGCGACCCGACGATTGTGCTCTGGACGATGCTCGCCGTCATCAGCTGGAAGTACATCGGTTTCGCGATCATCCTCTTCCTGGCCGGCCTCCAGGGCGTGCCGGAAGAACTCGCGGAGGCCGCCCAGATCGACGGCGCATCCTGGTGGCAGATCCAACGGCACATCACGATCCCGCTACTCGGACCCACCATTCGCATCTGGGCGTTCCTGTCGATCATCGGCTCTCTCCAGCTCTTCGACCTGGTGTGGATCATGACGGGCGGTGGCCCGGCGAACGCGACGTCGACCATGGCGACCTACATGATCAACTTCGGCTTCACCCGCTCGCAGTACGGCTACGGAAGCGCCGTCGCGGTGATCCTCTTCATCATCTCCTTCGCCATCGCCATCGTGTACCAGCGCTTCGTGCTCCGCCGCGACACCGAGGGCGCCCTCACGAGAAGGGTTGGCTGACATGGCCACCATCACTCTGCCATCCGGCTCTGCCTCGCAGCGGGTGCCTGCCGGGCGACGCATCGACTGGGGACAGCCCTTCGTCTACCTGGTCGCCCTCATCTGCATCGGGATCACCGTCGTTCCGATCGCCTACGTGATCCTCGGCGGTTTCCGTACAACCGGGCAGCTCGCCGCCAAACCGAACGGGCTGCCAGACCCCTGGGTGCTCGACAACTACGCCGCCGTGCTCTCCTCGCCGTCATTCTGGACGCAGGTCGGCAACAGCACCATCGCCGCACTGGTGACGACCATCGGCGTCGTGCTCCTCGGCGTCATGGCCGCCTTCGTCATCGCCAGGTACGAGTTCCGTGGGCGAGGAACGATCTACACCCTGTTCACGGCTGGCCTGCTGTTCCCGCTTTCGGTCGCGATCCTCCCGCTCTACTTGTTGCTCCAGAACCTCGGGCTCCTCGGCTCGATCATCGGCGTCATCATTCCACAGATCGCATTCGCCCTGCCGACGACC encodes:
- a CDS encoding ABC transporter substrate-binding protein, whose product is MNRRSTRLVALATAAGLAVAALSGCSTGGTNAAAGDDVTLTWWHNGTGEPLNGFWQDVATEFEEAHPNVTVEVTAVQNEELKTKVAVALQSNNPPDLFQQWGGGQMVDQVAAGKLLDVSDDVADELELIGGSAAGWQVDGKTYGLPFSMGISGFWYNKALFEQAGITEAPSTVDELNDAVDKLKTAGITPIVVGAKDKWPAAHYWYWLALRSCGQDVLQDASKDLVFDDKCFTEAGEELQSFIDTEPFQEGFLGTSAQQGATSSAGLLANGNAAMELMGHWQPGVMGGLTEDGKGLGDDLGWFPFPAVSGADGAADAMLGGGDGYSCSASAPPECVELLKYISSVDVQTRFAETGAGLPVTKGSESGVTDPNMVALLEARNDASYVQLWLDIAYGNNVGGALNDAVANMFAGQGTAEDIVTAMNDAAAQQ
- a CDS encoding carbohydrate ABC transporter permease — encoded protein: MSSNQFVRHTDNDQSGLPAGRASARPAPGRAEVLPYAPIDRDAAGAGHKRRNRLRGRAEIALFAGPALVVYLLFVMVPVGLAGYYGFFKWNGIGPLTDFVGLDNYVRALSDPVFIGAIGHNFFFVIASLLVQGPIAIGIALLLNRPMRGRSFFRVLVFVPYVLSEVIAGVAWLLLLQPNGPFDALLTSLGLGDAVQLWLGDPTIVLWTMLAVISWKYIGFAIILFLAGLQGVPEELAEAAQIDGASWWQIQRHITIPLLGPTIRIWAFLSIIGSLQLFDLVWIMTGGGPANATSTMATYMINFGFTRSQYGYGSAVAVILFIISFAIAIVYQRFVLRRDTEGALTRRVG
- a CDS encoding carbohydrate ABC transporter permease, with translation MATITLPSGSASQRVPAGRRIDWGQPFVYLVALICIGITVVPIAYVILGGFRTTGQLAAKPNGLPDPWVLDNYAAVLSSPSFWTQVGNSTIAALVTTIGVVLLGVMAAFVIARYEFRGRGTIYTLFTAGLLFPLSVAILPLYLLLQNLGLLGSIIGVIIPQIAFALPTTIVILVPFLRAIPEELEDAASIDGSSRVGFFWRILLPLSSPGLVTVGVLAFVGSWNGYLLPLLVLNDPAAYTLPLGVQAFSTQYSQNTALVLAFTSLAMLPALIFFTLAERRIVGGLSGAVKG